In Primulina eburnea isolate SZY01 unplaced genomic scaffold, ASM2296580v1 ctg625_ERROPOS2042916+, whole genome shotgun sequence, the genomic stretch TCCCCTACTATTTCCTTTGCTGAAGTCTCTGCTTTACACGAACAACCATCCAACTCGATTATTTCAAGGGTTGGAATATTTCCGATTTCGGAAGGGATTGCCTCCAAGCCATGGCATTGCTGAAGGATGAGGTGCTGAAGGCTTGGGAAATGGTCCGTTTCAGTTTTCCAGTTCACTAGATGTGAATCATGAATCAACAAAAATTAATTGCTTGAATTCTTCATCATTTGTTTCCCAACAGTATCCAACCGTAGCTCTACTCAATTTGAGAACTTCGAGATTAGGCAATACACCAATGATGGTCATTTGATCCCAAGGAATTTGACAGCCttttaaaactaattttttcAGTGAAAGAGGGAAGGCGAGCTTCGCCAAGATATTGTCCTTTGTCACAAAATTGAACTTGCAGCATAATGATTCAAGTTCACGCAAAGAGACAAGATTCTCCAGAGTGTTAAATTTGAAGCCAGCAGCATTATAGTCATATGCAATCTTTAGCTTTTTAAGATTTGGGATTCTTGTGAAAACCTCATGCATAGATCTAAAATTGATTATTTCTGAAAGTGTCTGGAGATTTTTAAGAATGGTCCCCTTTACACGAACATCAGGAAAATCAGGCAAGTGAAAACCCAAAACCAGAAGATGCCTTAACTGCGACATTTCCCAAATTTCCGAAGGCATAGATTTTATATGCACGACTTGAGAAATAAGGGTTTGTAGATTCTTGAGTCTGGATATTGAAGACGGAATTCGAAAAACACACCCGAGCTCAAGGTACTTTAGATTAATGAGTTCTAATATTTCCCCGGGAAACTTTGTTGCTGTCAACCTAACAATCAATACCTTGAGCATTCTTGAAGGTAGTTTAATTTTCGATGAAGTATCATCACCATGGCAAATCAAAGAATGGATAGCTGAAAAACTATCTATATGACAATAAGCAGACTCATCATGTTCTTTCATATTTGGACTCAGAATCAAGCGTCGTTGGCTATTTATTTCCGACATATCAAAGGGTATAATGTTCCTATTCAAGACACAAAGAAACTTTTCCTTTTTACCCTCCCTGATGCATATGTCTCTAAACAGATCATGGATGCCACATATCTTTGGTTTCCCAAATGAATCATATTCATGCACAAAAATAAGGTTTCTTTTAATAACATCTCGTAAGtactctttgcaacctcttccATGCTATTTGATCTGCTTGGCTTTACAAATCCCTCGGCAACCCACAGTTTTACAATTCTAGACACATATATTGCAGCATCTTCTTGGAAGGATCCAAAATAAAGGAAACATGCTTTCAAATGATGAGGCAAGTAGTTATAACTTAAAGTTAATATCTCTAAGGATGGATCATTATTGGTCTTTAAGACCAAACTTACACTTTCGGAAACATATCTCCAATATTCTTCTGTTAGCTCGTCCTTTCTAAGATGTCCACCAATGGCAGATATTGCTAGAGGAAGACCTTGGCATTGTCTAGCAATCTTCTTTCCAATTCCAACTAGTTCGGGTGGGCAATCGTTTTGCAGGAATATCTCTCGACGGAGTAGACTCCAACTCGAATCCTCATTTAAAAGTTGAATCTCATGATAAGTGCTATAAGAGTTGACATATGCTGCCACTTCTGAATGCCTACTTGTCAATATGATTCGGCTACCATTATTGTTATCCGGAAATATCTTTTTAATGTCATTCCAGGCCTGTTCATGCCAAACATCATCTAATACAATCAAATATTTTCTATCATATAAACTTTGATATATTTGTTGCGCAGCATCACGTTCTTCATCCAAAGGTACCTCAATATCTTCCAGAAGGCCTAAAACAATTTCCCTTACATTATATGTTTGAGATATCGTAACCCAACCACGAATATCAAAAGACTCCTTGATCAGTTGACTATTGTACAAGATCCTAGCGAGGGTAGTCTTACCAATCCCACCCATGCCAACAATCGGGAGGATGTCTGTGTTGGATCGTCCTCCTACAAGTTCATCCAATAGTTTCATCTCCAGATTACTGTCTAGTGCCACCATATTGGTCGTTGTATTGCCCCTCGAGGCTGGCCTGGATGAACTGACAAGAGTCGGAATCCTCTGCTCGTGTATCCCATTCACTTCCTTCTCTATCGATTCGCAAGCTTCCATCACTTTTTCCAAGCTTTgaggaaatattttgaatttctcATATCTATCACTTCCATACTTCTGCGGCAAGCCCGTTACTAAGAGAGATATAAAAACGTCAAGTGCATCATCGGTTGAATCTATAATTTGCTTCATCAAAGCATGGACCTTTTGGGAGCTAATAGGTGGGAAATCATAAAGAAAGGCTCTTAAAGAAGCACTAGCTTTTTTACAAGAAGTGACTAGTTTCTCCTTAGCGAAAGGAAAGATGAATGGATCAGAAACAAGAACCTGCGTTAAAGCTTTTAAGCCAGACACAAGCTGCGTTGATGAATCAGTAAGAGTCTGAATCCTTTGCTCGAGCACCCCATTTCTCTCACGATGAAAATTCTGGACTTCATTTTTCACCGATTGGATATCTTCCATCATTTTCTCCAAGCTCCGAGGAAGCATTCCGAGTTTTTCATAACTCTCACTTTCATACTTGTGCAGAAAGTGAGTTGCTACGGGAGATTCGAACACGTCTTCTGCTTCATAGGCCGAATCTCTGATTTGGGTTATCAAATTATTGACCTTTTGGTTGCAAATTGTTGGTGGGCAATTATCAAGAAAGACCATTAAAGAAGCTATGGTTTCGTGAAAAGACTCGATTTTTTCTTTAGCACAAGGGAAGAAGTATGGATCAGAATTAAGAATCTGCTCCAAAGTTTGCGAAAGAGACAAAAGAGCAGCATACGCCATTGATGAAAACAAAGGCAATAGAATTGATCGGTAACTAACACAAGATCTGGAAAGGCTTGAATCTTGATTTGTCGCTGTTCTTTGAAAATGTAGCAACCTgcaaaattttatataatattgtcACAGCTGTATGACAACTAggcaaaataaattaaaacacgTATGAAGCAGAAGACGTGTTCGAATcttcagaaaatattttttcatcaaGACGAAATTATTTTGTTGAGCCTATTAAATTGTTGTATATATAATGATGAGCAGGTACGAAATAGCAAAGTTCAATAGAAGCAAGTTCATGGTTTGTAAAATAAAGTTACAAACAGTTTTAAAAAAGGAGAATTGTTTGGCCGCTATTGGAGATAAACTCGAGGAAATTACGAATGAAGATGAATGATAACGatgttgccaatttacacttggctatagcatAAGAAGTATTGTCAAgtatctttaaaataaaaacaacaaaatttatttgagatactctgacaaagatgtacgaggtcaagtcgttacacaacatgattttcctaaagagaatGCTTTATACTCTTTGGATGACGGAATgctcatcgatgaccgaccatatcaacacattaaatactctatttgcccaactcacttccatggggcataaaagtttttacttcaaagtctaccagattcatatgatcaacttatcatcaacataaccaacaatattcttatgggctcTCTAAAATccgacgatgtcttaactgcggttctcgaAGAAGAAAGTCAGcacaagaataaggaagatatgTTGGTAATTTCGAAGCAGGCAGAGGTTTTACagatgataagaggaagatttatggactatgactccagtgggagccaaagacgaggtaatcaaagtcgagaagtaagaataaaaatatttactaCTTTAAATATGGCGGTAAAAGacacttcaagaaagagtgtacgagtatcgaaAAAATTCTCAcggaaatgtggccagtacttcagacggt encodes the following:
- the LOC140821537 gene encoding LOW QUALITY PROTEIN: putative late blight resistance protein homolog R1C-3 (The sequence of the model RefSeq protein was modified relative to this genomic sequence to represent the inferred CDS: deleted 2 bases in 1 codon), which translates into the protein MAYAALLSLSQTLEQILNSDPYFFPCAKEKIESFHETIASLMVFLDNCPPTICNQKVNNLITQIRDSAYEAEDVFESPVATHFLHKYESESYEKLGMLPRSLEKMMEDIQSVKNEVQNFHRERNGVLEQRIQTLTDSSTQLVSGLKALTQVLVSDPFIFPFAKEKLVTSCKKASASLRAFLYDFPPISSQKVHALMKQIIDSTDDALDVFISLLVTGLPQKYGSDRYEKFKIFPQSLEKVMEACESIEKEVNGIHEQRIPTLVSSSRPASRGNTTTNMVALDSNLEMKLLDELVGGRSNTDILPIVGMGGIGKTTLARILYNSQLIKESFDIRGWVTISQTYNVREIVLGLLEDIEVPLDEERDAAQQIYQSLYDRKYLIVLDDVWHEQAWNDIKKIFPDNNNGSRIILTSRHSEVAAYVNSYSTYHEIQLLNEDSSWSLLRREIFLQNDCPPELVGIGKKIARQCQGLPLAISAIGGHLRKDELTEEYWRYVSESVSLVLKTNNDPSLEILTLSYNYLPHHLKACFLYFGSFQEDAAIYVSRIVKLWVAEGFVKPSRSNSMEEVAKSTYEMLLKETLFLCMNMIHLGNQRYVASMICLETYASGRVKRKSFCVLNRNIIPFDMSEINSQRRLILSPNMKEHDESAYCHIDSFSAIHSLICHGDDTSSKIKLPSRMLKVLIVRLTATKFPGEILELINLKYLELGCVFRIPSSISRLKNLQTLISQVVHIKSMPSEIWEMSQLRHLLVLGFHLPDFPDVRVKGTILKNLQTLSEIINFRSMHEVFTRIPNLKKLKIAYDYNAAGFKFNTLENLVSLRELESLCCKFNFVTKDNILAKLAFPLSLKKLVLKGCQIPWDQMTIIGVLPNLEVLKLSRATVGYCWETNDEEFKQLIFVDS